GGGGGCAGCTCTCAGACTCCGATATTGACGCTCTTTGGAAAGCACTAATACATACGGAACGTGAGAATAAGATCGCCCTTGATGCTTCTTGGGGCGGAAAACCTCACATGGAGGGGATTCTATTTGGAGGCTGCCTTTCTGTTCTGTCCAACTTGATCGGTACACCCTATCTGCCCAAGCAGCTCGACGGACACATTCTATTCTTCGAAGATGTCAACGAACACCCCGGAAAATTATTTCGCTATTTGAATCAATGGTATCAGTCAGGGCTTTTTGCTGGCGTCGAACACCTTATTCTAGGGGACTTCTGTGGCCTTGGGGATATGGGCTATGATAAGCACGAATTTTGCGCGGACGTACACGAGCGCTACGGGCTAAGTGTATCTTCTAGTTCGGCGTTTGGACACTGCACCCCCAATTATCCGGTGGGCATTGGGTCTCATGGGTGCATTGATGATTTGACTCTAAGCTGGCAATGGAGGACTTAATGAAACTTAGTAGCAACGCCCAACTTTACTTTATAGGCATCGGCGGCACCGGCATGGCATCCACGGCCGGACTTGCCCAAGAGGCAGGCTTCCAGGTTTCAGGGAGTGATGCAAACCTGTATCCACCGATGTCGACCCTTCTAGACGATTTAAAAATCCCGGTCCGAACGCCCTATAGCAAGGACAATATCAATGGCCTAAAAACCGATATGGTTATTATAGCAAACGCTTTGTCCCGTGGTCATGAAGAGCTTGAGGAGATCCTCAGCCAAGGATTTCCCTACACAAGCTTTCCAGAGTTCCTGGGTGAGATGATACTCAAACAAAGGCAGTCCATCGTCGTTGCAGGGACTCACGGTAAAACCACCACGACGTCGATGATGGCACATGTTCTACGTTCACTTGGACATGATCCCGGCTACCTTATTGGCGGAATTCCAAAAAACTTCAGCAAAAGCTTTCATCTTGGGTCCGATGCTCCCTTTGTCATAGAAGGTGACGAGTACGACACAGCATTCTTCGATAAGAACTCTAAGTTCCTTCACTACTATCCCAAATTCCTGATCTTCAACAATCTTGAATTTGATCATGCCGACATCTTCAAAGACTTGGCGGCCATAGAGCACCAATTCGATTTACTGTTCGATCGGATGGACAATAAAAAAAATGTTCTGGCAAATTGGGATGATCCTGGCGTGCGCAACTTCCTTGAAACCAGAAAGCTGGCTCATGAGGTCACTCGGGTCAGTACGGTAGGGGAAAATGCAGACTGCGACTTTCATCTAGAGGATGTCATTCCTGGGCAAAAATCTTGGCGTGCTGTGGTAAAAACGCCACGCTGGGGTCAACTGAATTTCGAGACCAGTGCTATTGGTCAGCACAATATCGCCAATTTTACTCAAGTTGTTGCCTGCATTGATCGACTCGTCTCTGCCCAGGTTATTCCGGAGCCAGACAGTTTATCCCTAAGTCAGAGTATCGCGAGCTTTGAAGGCGTTCAGCGCCGTCTAGATCATCTTGCCTCTGTCAATGATATTGAAATCTACGAAGACTTCGCTCACCACCCAACTGCTGTCGCCCTTGTGCTGCAAACTTTTAAGCGTTCATACCCCGACCGAAGGCTATTTGTTGCTTTTGAGCCACGGAATGCCACCAGTCGGAGGAACATTTTCACAAAAAGATATGCCGAAGCATTAAATATCGCTGACCAGGTCTTGCTAGGTTATTGTCCAGTTGATAAGAGAATTCCTGAAGAGTTGAGGATGAACACTGCAGTGATTGCAGAAAGCATCGGCTCAAAGGCAGAATTCTTCGAAAGTAACGAGGATCTGCTCAATTCATTAGTTGCAAAGATGAAGCCGAAAGATGCTATAATCTTTATGTCCAGTGGCAGTTTTTCGGGAATCCAGTATAAACTTGCCAATAGGCTTTCGGTTTAATAGGTAAAAGCACTGATGAGAGATGCCTCTTCATCGAAAACTCATTGCATAGTAGTTAGTTAATGTTTACGATTGAGCTTCACTAGAAGCTGAGTATCATTTTTCATAAATATTCTAGGTTGTCAGGAGAAGATAGGATGACGTTAAAGAAGACATGGAAGCCGATTGCAGTATTGGTTCTTTCTCTAGGACTTGGCTTTGGTTGTGCTGAAGATCAACAGCCCGCAGAGGAAGTTGTTCAGCCGACGGAAACTGAAGAGCCAGCAGCTCCACCCGAAGAGATGGTCAGCGTTGAAGAAGTTACACAGCCTGTGTACTTTGCGTTTGACGACTATACTCTAAGCATTTCCAGTCAAGATAGCCTAAGCCAGCTCGCTGACTACTTGAAGAATAACACCGCAGCTGTGGTACAAGTCGAAGGTCACGCTGACGAACGTGGTTCAATTGAATACAACTTAGCCCTTGGCCAGCGTCGGGCTCAATCGGTTAAGAACTACCTTGTTGAGCTTGGTATCGATCCAAGCCGTCTTCCTACTATGAGCTACGGCGAAGAGCGCCCAGCAGTGGAAGGCAGCGATGAAGGGGCCTGGGAAAAGAACCGCCGCGCAGAGTTCGTTCTATCGAACCCCTAATATCGAAGACTCAGCCTTCCCGATTGGGAAGGCTTTTCTCGTTTTGCCCCCTTAAAGCCTTCCTGGTTTTTGCATAGACCTTTGCCCGAAGTTCCCTTAGATTCAGATTTCTGAAAGCATCTTGCCCTCTTGGCTAATGTTTACGTACAATCGGAATCATGGTTTACAAATTTAATCTCACCTCGTTGCAAACTTCGCTTGATCGGGATACCATCACCAGTCCAGTCAACTGTGTCGGCTCGACTAGGTTGTCCAGTTTGGCTATTTGCACACCACGGAGGCTACCCATTGGATACGGTCATCTCTATAACAGTAGGGCTCTTTTTTGTTATCGTCGGCTTTATGCTTGGCATACTATTTCACCGAAAGAGTCTTAAAAAAACTTTTGACGCGGCTCAGATGGATTCGGAAAAGATCCTTGAAGAAGCAAATCAAGAACGGGATCGCATCATCAAAGAGGCCCATCAGGAGGCCAAACAAGAAAACCGCCAGCGACGAACTCAGTTCGATGCTGAAATTAAGAAACGTCGCACTGAATTCCAGAAACTTGAAAATAAGGTCAAGAATCGCGAGCAATCTGTTGAGAAGAAATTAAGTGTACTAGAGAAGAAAGAGTCTGACCTAGAAAAAATGACAGGTCATCTCAATCAGCAAGAAGCTCACTATCGAAGCATGATCAAAGAATGCGAACTCAACTTGGAAGAGAATCGCAAGACCTTAGAATCCATCGCAAACATGTCTCAGGAAGAAGCCAAAAGGGAGCTTATCAAGTCTCTCGAAGCAGATGCTAAAAAAGCTGCTCAGGAAAGACTACGCCAAATAGAAGAAGAAACTCGTGTGGAAGCCGACCGGATCGCACAGTCGACCGTCAGCCTCGCGGTACAAAGGGTTTCCAGTGAATACGTCAATGATTCTACAATTACCGTTGTTGGGCTACCTTCAGACGAGATGAAAGGTCGCATCATTGGTCGTGAGGGTCGTAATATACGCGCCATCGAACAGGCTACAGGTGTCGACCTGATCATTGATGACACTCCTGAAGCTGTTATTTTGTCATGCTTTAACCCCATCCATCGAGAAATTGCAAAGATATCCCTTGAGCGACTCATCGCTGACGGACGAATCCACCCTGCAAGAATCGATGAAACTGTTAAAAAAGTAAGCTCTGAATTTGATCAGGTGATCATCGAAAACGGCGAACAAGCGGCATTCGACAGTGGTATTACTGACCTACACCCTGAGTTGGTTAAGCACTTAGGGAAGCTCAAATATCGCACTGCCGGACAGCAGACGGTGCTTCAACATGTTGTCGAAGTTGCTCACATTTGCGGGATTATGGCCGCTGAAATGGGCATCGATGTCAAAAAAGCGAAACGTGCTGGGCTTTTGCACGACATTGGCAAGTCGGTTGATCAGGAAGTAGAAGGGCATCACTCAAAAATCGGCGCTGATTTGTGCTCAAAGTATAACGAATCAGCTGATGTTATCGAGGCCGTTTTGGGACACCATACTGAAGAATTGAACTTTGCAAGCCCCTTAACCATTGTGGTTCACGCCGCCAATGTGTTATCAGAGAGACGACCTGGCGCCCGCCGCGAGGTCCTAGAAACCTACATCAAACGCCTCAAAGCGATGGAAGACATCGTCAACGGCTTCGAAGGTATTAGTGAATCATTTGTGATTCAAGCTGGCCGGGAAATTAGAGCTCTCGTTTCACCGACTGGCATATCAGACTCCGAAGTGATCGACTTATCAAACGATATCGCCTTCAAACTCAGAAAAGAGTTAACTTTCCCTGGGCAGGTTAAGGTCACAGTCGTAAGAGAGAGCAGACAAGTTGACTTTGCGAAATGATTAAATTGATTGCCATTGGCGATGTGATGGGTAAGGCGGGCAGGCGTTGCCTCGCTAAAGCCCTACCCAAGATTCAGGAACTCCACGCCCCCGATATATTGATCGTCAACGGCGAGAATGCTGCCGGTGGTTTTGGAATTACAAAAAAAATCTATAAACAGCTTATTGAAAGCTTCGGTGTAGACTGCGTTACAACAGGCAATCACTGGCATGACAAGCGCGAGATCTACGAGCTGATCCCGTCTGCGGAGCGGCTTGTGATCCCCGGCAATATGATGAACGTGGACTCCATTCATCATGGCTATAAGATCCTTGAGACCAAATCGGGCACTCCCTTCGCAGTGATCAACGTCATAGGTAGTGCCTTCATGCACCCAGATAATCGCAATCCTTTTCACTGTGTCGATGAGATTATGAAGCACATTCCGGAGCAGGTTCGCATCCGGGTTGTGGATGTTCATGCGGAAGCCACCAGCGAAAAACAGGGAATGGGTCGCTATCTGGCAGAAAAAGCTTCTCTTGTTTTCGGAACCCATAGCCACGTGCCAACAGCCGATGAGCGCATCCTCGACAACTATACGGGCTTTATTACCGATATTGGCATGACAGGCCCATACGACTCCGTGATCGGGATTCGCAAAGAGGCCGCCATCGCCCGCATGACTGGGGGAGAACGGAAGAAGTTCGAACCAGCCACAAAAGACTTGTGGATGCCTTTTGTTGCCGCAGAGATCGATGAGCAATCGGGTGCATGCCTAAAGATCGAGCGCTTCCGATGGGAGTTGGAACGCATGGATCTGGAGATAAATGACTCACCTTTAGATTGACGTTTCGCCATGCCTATTCAGATAGGCTTAAAGGCTGCCGTCGCCCTGAACTTGGTTTTACATAGCTTATCAAGAAAAAAGCGTGGTATGTATTTTTTCTAGTGCCTATTCTTGAGAGCTAACGTGTCTGCTTAGAATGTAGCATAGGAAATAGAGTTAATGATTTTAAAACGCGCAATCTTTACTTCACTGGCCATGGCCACTATGGCAAGCAGCCCAGCGCTTGCCGTTTTCATCGACGGACATGGTAGCTATGCGCTTCGCGGAGAAACAAGAACGAAGCCTGGCTTTAATCAAGAAACGGGAGTTTACCAAGCTGTTGATCAGTTTTTTCAACTTGATACAGAGATCAGAACCTCTGATAAGGCTAGCTTTTTCTTAGAGTTTCGCTTGTTTGACCAGGATCGCGAGTCTAACTTGGGCGATGATACCCAACTCGATACCTGCCCAACACCCATTGGTGCTGGTGAAGACTACAACTGTGCTGAGCAGTCGGGCTTGCAGCAGGACGCCATCGAACCTCGTTACAAAGACCTCCAACCTCGTGTCACTAAGGCATATGCTCAGTACGCCATGGACTACTGTCTCTTGACCGTTGGCCGCCGCGATCGACATTGGGGACTCGGCCTCTACCTTGACGGTGGTAACGATGTCTTCGATACCGATGCCTCGATTTACGATGGTGTAACTTGTGACATCAATCTTCAGAAGAGCCAGACTCTTGGCTTCTCCGTGGGATACGACAAGATTTCGGAAACCGGTGGTAGTATCTATGCTACTGGCATCGCAGATCAGAACTACGGTCCCAATAATCGTAGTGATGATCTCGATCAGATCTTTTTTACGATCGAGTATAACGATCATAAAACCAATGCTGGCAAAGGCTTCTCTCAGCAAGTCGGTATTTACTTCGCCAACATTTTCGGTGGCGGCAACACTGGCACTGATATCAAAGTCGCTGATCTCTACCTTAACTTCATCATTTCAGACCTCGTCATTCAAAACGAGATTCTTTTCCGCTTAGGTGAATCTGCAGATCCTAACCTAGCATTGCTAGGAGGTGCTCGTCGCCTGAACGACACTGACGAGTTTAAAAACAACGTGCAATCCATTGCCGCAGCAGGCTCCATCGAGTACTTCTTATCCCGCTCAGGCTCTGTCCTGGGTCCAGCAAAGTTTAAGCAAGGAACGGCTACCAGCCATTCATTGTTCTTTGACTACGCTTTTGCACCTGGCGACCCCGATGGCTACTTGCCCGAATACGAAAGCCTTTCTGATCCTGAGAGCGCTCGTGATCGCTCGGTCAAGGCAGTCGCATTCCACCGCAATTTCAAGCCCGGTTTACTATTGTTCAACGGCACTACTGGAATTGACGACAAGCGAGTTGATGGGATCTTCGACCCTTACCGCGTGATGAATGCTAGCGTTTTCTCTCTCGGTTATCGCTACAAAAGCTTGGTAAATGGCAACTTTGAAATCAAGTTCGTCACAGCCTCACTCAATGAGTCTATCTCAAGCGATGCGAAATCTTTTTATCAGTCAGGGGACGATGAGCTGACACAAGCTGAGAGAGACAACAAGGAGCGACCTATAGGCTTCTACGGCGATAGCTTGGGCATGGAGCTTGATGTTTCATACTCAAAAAGCCTGGGTGAAGGGCTTGAGCTAGGCGTTGCTGGAGCCATCGCTCAGGGTGGTGATGCTTGGAAAGTTAAAGACTCACAATCCGCTCAAGATAACTATCTTCTTCAAGGGCACATTTCATTTCAATTCTAGCCCAAGGAACATAGCTTCTTTAGACTTACCAGCCGTGATAGCCTCCTAAATGGGACACCAAACAGGAGGCAATCATGGCAGAATCATTTCATGCTCCCAAAGTTTCATGTTTTCGTGATTACCACACAGCAGTCGCTGCGAGTCTGCAGGCTGAAAGGCTAATTGACAGTGACACCGCCGACTCACTTAGAGACTTCCTCAGACAGCAACTCTTCCAGTGTGATCCATCTCAGTCACTATTTGAACGCTTGATTACTGATGCACCAGGATTTTCCATAGCAGCAAGGTCATACTGTAGTGATCATGCCTTGTTTAGCAACTATTTCAAAGGCCTGCTCCGCCTTTGGCTACCTCCTGTGATAGAGCAACTCAGAATCTGTGGTGAAGACGTTTTGGATCGATCCCAGCTCATGTTCAACCGCCCCTTTCAGCTGGTTCGAAATCAGCAGCTCGAAGCACAAAGCCTCTTTAGCGGTGTCCTGCTCCTATTTGCTGAATCCATCATCGAGTGTCGCCAAAGGCTGCAAAAGACCTACAAGGAATCAACATGTCTTACTTTAAGCCTTGACCAACCATCATTAGACAAGGCCTGGAGCCAAGAGCTGGGGCTGACGGTGGGTGAACCGAGTCACCTGCCTCTACTGGCCGAAAACCGAATGATTCATGACCTTGCCCACAGCTTTGAGTCCTTATTGGATTGTACAAGGCTGATTTTTGACCAACTAAGGCACAATATTCAGCCCATCGATTCTCAAAGAGGCCGCCCTATTCCTGTCATGCTCAGCGAGGCCATTTCCATCTGCCACACCCTCCGCACGATGGAGTTCGCTTGGCAAGACTCTCTGATTCCATGGGAGCATGTCCTACTGTCTGTTGAAGACTACTGGTGCAAACTGGTCCAGCTAACGACGAACATACTCGCAGATCTCACCTCTGCAGTTAAGACTAAGTCGATTCAATCTAGCTTTCTACCTCCTCGCTCTATGTTTGATCGTGCCACTACCTGCCTACTAAAGCGTGGGGTGAAGCCAGAGGAAGCGTCAAAGATTGCTGACGAACTAGCCAAATATTGTCATGTTAACAAAATCGGGATAGAGGATATCACACCCGTCGAAATCGGTAGGATCAGCCCAAAGGTCTCACCCAGGCTCTTGCATGAGCTTCAAGAAATCGCTAAAGATATGTCAGTCAATCAGCGTAAGGCTTCTGAAAAAGAGCTCATCCTGACCAGGACAATGGCATTAACCCAAAATATTCGGCAAGAAATATGAAGTGTTCCCTACAAATAACCCTACTGTTAATGCTAGCAAGCTGTGGTGTTAAAACGGCACCCCGTTCTGATGTGAAGGACCTGCGCCCCAGCATTCCCTATAAAACACCTGCAGAGCCTCCACAGGATGAAGCAAAGAAGCCTCAGAACAGTAAAGAAAAAGGAGTCAAACGTGAACTTTAGTATCAAGGGTGTTCATACCGCAATCGTCACCCCGTTCGACAAGGACGGCAATTTAGACTGGGATTCATTCGAGAAGCTGCTCGATCACCAAGCAAAGGGTAAGGTGGATGGGGTCGTGATCAGCGGTACCACAGGGGAGTCTCCAACTCTGACTGTTCAGGAAAAGCTGGCTCTCATACGAAAGGCCCGGGCCTATCTGCCCGAAAGCATCCAAGTCATGGCCGGGGCAGGCAGTAACAATACTCAAGCATCGGTAGAAATGGCGAAGCTGGCTGTAGATGCGGGCGCTGACTCTCTTCTTGTTGTAACCCCACCCTACAACAAGCCGAGCCTTAATGGCTTAAAGCTTCACTTCAGTAGCATAGCTACAGCAACCAACCACCCGATCTGTCTCTATCATGTCCCTGGTCGCACAGGACAGCTTTTGAGCGCAGCAGAACTGGCCGAACTTTGCGCTATTGAGCAAGTGGTCGCTGTAAAGGAAGCTAGTGCTGATATTTCTTTGTTCAGCCGGGCTGAACGTATTTCCCAAGCCAACTATCTGAGTGGCGATGATTTTACGTTTCTAGGCTCATTGGCAGTAGAGGGCGATGGCGTCATCAGTGTCGTCACCAATATATACCCGCAAGCCTTTCGAGTGCTCTACGATGCGTTTAAAGCTGGCGACAACCCTAAGGCTGCCAGAATCCACAAGGCTCTGCTCCCGGCTATCGAAGTTCTCTTCTACGAATCGAATCCTGGCCCAAGCAAAGCCATTCTCGCAAATAAAGGCCTGTGCCAAAACTATTTCCGCGCACCAATGGTACCTGTTAGCCAAGAAAGCTATGCCCACATCATGAATGTAGTGGAAGACACTGAGCGGGCATTGAGCGACCTGGGAGTGGAAGTATGACCAAGGTTTGGCTTCATGGATACCATGGCCGCATGGGCCAAGAAATTTTGCACCTGCTTGAAGAAGATTCTCACTTGAAGTTTTTAGGAGGATCAAGCCGTAACCAACTGATTCTTCCTGGAAGAGAGCCGAATGGCTATTCTCCAAACGATCTCGTCGAGTCTTTGGGAGAAACCGACGTGATTATCGATTTTTCAAATATCGCTGGGAATCAAGCTATTTTTAAGGCTTGCAAAACACATAAACTTGAACCCAAGGCCTTTGTAATTGGCACCACAGGACTAGATAGAGGCGCTCGCAACGCCTGGAAAGACCTTTGCCGTGAAGCTGGTCATCGTTTGCTGTTTGCGCCCAATACTAGTCTTGGAGTTTTACTCACAATGAAAATGAGCCAGCAAATGGCTCAAGTTCTAAGTCCCATGGGTTTTGATATTGAGATTATTGAGTCCCACCACCGCAACAAAGTCGATTCACCAAGCGGAACTGCGATGTTTCTAGCCGACCGAATCTGCGATAAGGTTGACCTTAAAGTGAGTACCCATCGCACGGGGAAACGGGAGGCTAATGAACTCGGGGTATTTGCATTGCGCGGTGGATCGGTGTTTGGAGAGCACGAAGTCCGCTTTATGGGCGACCATGAAGAGCTAGCAATATCACATCGTGCCTTATCTCGGACCCTTTTCGCAAAAGGGGCTCTTTTACTAGCAAAATGGATCCAGAAGCAGAAGCCCGGCCAGCACTATGGGCTTCCAGATGTGGACCTTAATGACCTCGCCTAGCGTTTCGGCACTAGGGGCGCTCCTGTCTGTGTCACGGTCGTAAGCCAGTAGTCTACCGGAATCGTGGTTGCATCGACCCAATGATTTCGGGAGGACTCAACAATCAAGGTATAAATCCCTGGCTGCAAGTTAAAAAACACCGCCTTGATAAACCCGCTATCTGTGGAACCAAAGAACCAAGGATCTTGAACGTCTTGTCCTAGGTGGTTGACAAGTCTTATCGAGAGCTGGTCAAGGTTCTCACCAGCCTGGGCACCATGCCTTACAAATACACTTCCTAGCGAAGGGTCGAAGGCGATGCTCGGCGCACTGTCTTGCAAGTAGAGTTCATTGAAAAGGTCTTCGATGAATCCTCTTTGTAAAAGCGGTGCCACCTGAGAGAAAGAACTTGCCTTACCATGAATGACTGGATCGAAGGAGTAGAGAGATGTCTCAAATTCAGCTCCTTGCACCAGCCCGTATAAACGGCCGCGGTAAAAGGTATGTCCCGGCTCAAATCTTAAGACGCCCGGGCCGTGATAATTAACGTCATCGTTGTCACCAACAGCAATCATCTCAGTGTAGTCTACCGGAAGAAACTGATTTCGTAGTTCACGTCCACCGTACATGGCTTGAACTGCGCTGGGCATCGCTACCAAATGAGAATCAACTTTTTGACCATTAGCCAGATAAATGTCGTCTTCCAAATGATTCCCAGCGACCAGCGGTATCGTCACCGCGCTCAAGTAGTCTTCACCATCAAAAAAACTTACTTCGACTAGACCAGGATCAACATTGAAAAAGCACATCCGACCATCTTCTGCACCAGATTCCTCATTGCCATCGGGCCCGAATTCGTTAAAGTAGTAAGGACCATCAGCCCCTACATTAATTTCCGCACGCACCCCAGCTAAAGTCGACAAGCCATCTGGAGTCATCGCGCGGAGGCAAAGAGACGCTAGGTTCGAGCGCTGCGCGACCCCAAAGACGCTGCTGTAGAGAAAATAGGAGCGAAAGGAGAGGGCTCTAACCCGGAACAGCTCACTATCCCTATTTGGCTCTGTTGCCACCTCAATCACCTGATCTAATACCCTACCACTTTGATCTTTAAGACGAACCATGAAGCGACCACCCGCTGGCACGTCAGCAATCTCAACAAGTCCACGAGCATTGGTTCGAGCGCGAAAGTCGCTGCCCACTAACTGAACCGAAACACCTTCAACCGGGTAAATCTCTTTCTCTTCTGGTTTTGAGCGCTCATCAACCACCTGAATTGCTATATTTTTGTAGAGACTTTCTTGCTCTTTGCGCACGACTTCTACACCAAGCTCATTTCCTGCATCAATAACGATCTCAGAGTCGCTATCCCTAAGGCTTGGCGCGATGCCCTTGGTATCATAAGGAACAGAAAGCTGACTCAGGGGCTTTCCTGATTGCGAGAGAATATTTTTCAAGGCCGACGACTGCACATCGACTGCCAAGTCGCTGGCGGGGTTTGCTTCATTATCTTTTACCTCGACCTTGACAATGGTCATCTGGTTTTCAGCGACAATATAAACTTCTGAGTTACCGTACGATTTGGATTCAAGCTCATGGGTCTCATCGTTCCACGCTACTACATCAGGGTCACGAACGAATAGGGTGCCACTTACGTCTTGGCCAAATGGGAGTTTAGCGGACGAGCCTAGCCCGGCAATGGTAAGCTCTTTAAGGGGTGCCTCGTCGCTTGGAGTTTCTGGAGCAGGCTCAGGAGACTTAAGGTTAACGGGTTGCCCTCTCAGGACAGGCACTCCAAAAAAAGTCTCGACAGCTTGAAGCTCTTGGCTCAAAAGCTGACTTACTGGCTTATCGAGATTACGGTAGGGAATCTCCAGTGGAGTTTGTGCGACGAAAAGATCCTGACTATCTTGACTATGAGCAAGATTTGCCATGAAGAAAATACCAAGCACAAGGATCATGTTTGTAGCGGGTTGCATCTAAAAATCCTTCCCGATCGAATGCGATGAATTCAGTAACTTAGTCGGAAGGAGCCTAGGACTCTTTAATGGGAATTGTGATAATCCTAGCATGATAGCTGCTGCTTCGCGCAGAGCAAAAACCCCCGACCCTAAAAGATATTTCTATAGCTAAAGAACCATTAGAAAACTATGTGATTCTTCGCTAGGGATTAACCTGAGCATTCACTTCTGGGAGTAGCAACAGATGGAACAGTGACTCCCCGCAACGGTTCGTTGGGTTCAAGCCCAATTTTTTTTCGAAATTTGCAATAGTTGCTTTGGCTTCATCTAAAGTTTGGCAATTAGTCGCTTCGATCTCGATACATCGAACGCTTTTTTCCTTAAAGTGAGCCTCATAGTACACAACTTCGCAGTTTTTGAAATAATAGGCCCAAACATCCTTCTCGATCACACCAGACCATTGGATGCCCAACGGCTTAAGAAATGCAGCAACCCTATCGCCCTGATCACCGCGATGAAGCCCCAAATCAAGATTAACTTCAATCCTGGTTTCTGAATCCTTTCCTAACCCCTTAAGGGTGAGATGCTGAATCTCTTGATCCAAACGGTGACGATAAATATGGCTTGGGTTGGACTCACAAAGATAGTACCGATCACTAACCCGGACTTGAGACCGGCCGCTCGGCTCTAATCTTTCCACCATCTGCAAAAATGGCTGCTGGTCAAAATCATCTTCAAGTAGAAACTTGTGTTCGATTTCAACAAATTCAATATTTTCCAAGTTCAATCTCACAGGTGGTAGGTTACGCGCATGATATTCCGCAATGCTGGCTCAGCCCCTCGGGTCCTGCCGCTGAAGAATCCTGTATAGTGGTAGTAAAAATCATTTGAAAGCACAATCCTTGTCGCGATTGCATAATCTAATTCGACGCGATGATATGACTCTTTTTTAACCTTATAGCGGTCGTTTAGACGGCCTTGCTCATCTAGATCGTAGTACGGGTAATGAGTCATTTTTATGTAAGATGTTACAGAGAATACCGCCCTCTTAAGATACAGAGGGGATATGGCGAAGCCTAACTTTGCAATAGCCTGCATCGTGGCGGAGCTTTCTGCAACCTCATCCCTCACAATAAGAGAAAGAGCATCCTGGCTTGCATGTTCCGCAAGCACTACTTGTTCTCGTGAGTAGAGTCGAGTCCAAATATCAGCTCCTACTTTGCCGTGAAAGTTAAACCAATCAAACTTAATCGGTAGCAGAAATGTGGGTGCCAGACCTATGGTATAGATACTCCCCTGCTGGGATGGCAATCCATAGTCGGGATTATAGTCCGACTCTG
This region of Pseudobacteriovorax antillogorgiicola genomic DNA includes:
- the dapB gene encoding 4-hydroxy-tetrahydrodipicolinate reductase, producing the protein MTKVWLHGYHGRMGQEILHLLEEDSHLKFLGGSSRNQLILPGREPNGYSPNDLVESLGETDVIIDFSNIAGNQAIFKACKTHKLEPKAFVIGTTGLDRGARNAWKDLCREAGHRLLFAPNTSLGVLLTMKMSQQMAQVLSPMGFDIEIIESHHRNKVDSPSGTAMFLADRICDKVDLKVSTHRTGKREANELGVFALRGGSVFGEHEVRFMGDHEELAISHRALSRTLFAKGALLLAKWIQKQKPGQHYGLPDVDLNDLA
- a CDS encoding CYTH domain-containing protein — protein: MENIEFVEIEHKFLLEDDFDQQPFLQMVERLEPSGRSQVRVSDRYYLCESNPSHIYRHRLDQEIQHLTLKGLGKDSETRIEVNLDLGLHRGDQGDRVAAFLKPLGIQWSGVIEKDVWAYYFKNCEVVYYEAHFKEKSVRCIEIEATNCQTLDEAKATIANFEKKLGLNPTNRCGESLFHLLLLPEVNAQVNP